GAGCCGGTCCGCGTTCAAAACGCTTTCTCTTTGCTTTTTCATGGGTCGTTCCATTTATTTTTTCACCGCGCGAATCAACTGGCCAACCTTGCTTCTGATGCCGCCCAGTCCGCCGCGTCCGGCCCGTTTTTTCGTCTGGAACGAACCGAACTTGGCCAATCCGATTGCTGTCGCAAATTCCGGCTGATCCAGCGCCGACTTGAGCCCGCTGATCGAATTGGTCTTGCCCAGCGACACGGGCATCCCGAAGACCTGCCCGGCCATTTCCTGAATGCCAGGTATGCGCGCGCCGCCGCCGCACAGATAGACTCCGGAACGCAAATAATCGAGCAACCCGGTCTGGCCGACCTCCTGTGCGATCAGGCGGAAAATCTCCTCCAGGCGGAGCGATACGATGCGGCGAAGGTGCTCGAGGTTGATCGACCGCTCGACCAGGCCGTGGCTGTTTGCAATCGGAATGGTCTGTCCTTTCACGCTCTCGTCCACAAGCACGGAGCTGTGCTCAACCTTGAGTTGCTCGGCCCGGCTGAGCGGAACCTTCAAACCGTACGCCAGATCATTTGATACGTGGTCGCCGCCGACAGCCAGCAAGCCCGTGTGTTTCACGATGCCGTCCGCGCAGATCACGTATTCGGTGGTGCCGCCGCCGATATCAATGACGAGGGCCCCGAGCTCCTTTTGTTCGTTGCTCAACAACGCAAGCGAAGAGGCGAGTCCGTTAAAAACAATATCCTCAACCTCCAGTTGCAGACTCTTCACTGCGCGGATCGGGTTCTGCAGCCGGTTAAAATTGCCGTGGACGACGTGAACGTCCACTTCCACCTTCGCCCCGAGCATTCCGACCGGGTTCTGAATTCCGTCCTGGCCGTCCACGCGGAAGTGCTGGCGGATGACGTGGACGACATGATTTTCGGCCGGCAGATTGATGGCTTTGGCGTTTTTGATGGCGTCCTGCACGTCCTCGTCGGTGATCTCGCGATCTGCGGAAACAACCGGATGCA
This sequence is a window from Candidatus Angelobacter sp.. Protein-coding genes within it:
- the ftsA gene encoding cell division protein FtsA translates to MFDQSSVIVGLETGTSKICAVVGEVNDAGALSIIGVGQSRSRGVRKGEIVDATLASEDIRNAIVEAEQMADVEVRSVYLGVSGGHLRGFNNRGVHPVVSADREITDEDVQDAIKNAKAINLPAENHVVHVIRQHFRVDGQDGIQNPVGMLGAKVEVDVHVVHGNFNRLQNPIRAVKSLQLEVEDIVFNGLASSLALLSNEQKELGALVIDIGGGTTEYVICADGIVKHTGLLAVGGDHVSNDLAYGLKVPLSRAEQLKVEHSSVLVDESVKGQTIPIANSHGLVERSINLEHLRRIVSLRLEEIFRLIAQEVGQTGLLDYLRSGVYLCGGGARIPGIQEMAGQVFGMPVSLGKTNSISGLKSALDQPEFATAIGLAKFGSFQTKKRAGRGGLGGIRSKVGQLIRAVKK